A window from Phaenicophaeus curvirostris isolate KB17595 unplaced genomic scaffold, BPBGC_Pcur_1.0 scaffold_213, whole genome shotgun sequence encodes these proteins:
- the LOC138734766 gene encoding fibroin heavy chain-like: protein PAPSGVAPAPWAVPWEREAALPLLRGVAAPLRGRREAERLLRALGRARPLPRLPHVKRLRAGPGGEEAALLICLEGPGGFEATAGPTTGSTGGTGSTGNGGSGAAEPAGDAGATTEATGDAGDGGDVGATTRDSGDSIISGATTKDSRDSRTSGVTTKDTGDPRTPGATTRDTEDGGDVGATTRDSRESVDSTTSGATTKDTGDPRTPGATTRDTGDGGDVGATTRDSRESVDSTTSGATTKDTGDPRTPGATTRDTGDGGDVGATTRDSRDSIISGATTKNTGDPRTPGATTVATKASGDDSGPPAAPVDAALPPLPPLELLLGPEVSPEGLGPPFRVAVPARVPAPGAETAWAVASGLWPWVTRGGSQETSPALGPEEEEEAAAMMEVAVAAARRGARRGMVPVGAVVVEPGTRKVLAVAHDQRRGRHPLAHAVMAALAALARRQRGREGGGGGDDVDDDGVDGDGLGVDHDGGVDCGATMGLDVDHGATMGLGVDVDRGATMGLGVDVDHGATIGLGVDVDHGATMGLGVDVDHGATMGLGLEVEHGATMGLGVDVDRGATMGLGVDVDRGATMGLGVDVDHGATMGLGVDVDHGATMGLGVDVDHGATMGLGVDVDHGATMGLGVDIECGATMGLGVDHNEEVNHGASIGLGVDHNEDHGASVGLGVDPDDAADLGVDHGVPIGLGVDHNEVGDHGATIGLDVDHDEIEGHGASISLDVGHDDEVDLGVDHDKVEGHGASISLGVDRDEVEDHGTSISLGLDHDEVEDHGAPIGLGIDHDEDHGVSIDHDEEVDHGASMGLDIDHGEEVDHGASMGLGVDHDDEVEDHGASIGLDVDHDDEIDHGVDVDCGGASIGLGVDHDDEVEDHGASISLGVDPDEDHGASVGLGVDPDDEVDHGIDIDHGSSMGLGVDHDEVEDHGAPLGLGVDPDEDHGAAAGVAVGRGAAAPYLCTGCDVYVTREPCALCAMALLHARARRVLFGVAAPQGALSTRYGLHGRRALNHRYRVYGGVGAAACARLDSLDRQRSPQ from the coding sequence GTTTCGAAGCCACCGCGGGACCCaccactgggagcactgggggcactgggagcactgggaatggCGGCTCGGGGGCCGCGGAACCCGCTGGGGACGCTGGAGCCACCACTGAGGCCACCGGGGACGCTGGAGATGGTGGAGACGTTGGTGCCACCACCAGGGACTCCGGAGATTCCATAATTTCTGGTGCCACCACCAAGGACTCCAGAGATTCCAGAACTTCTGGTGTCACCACCAAGGACACTGGAGATCCCAGAACTCCTGGTGCCACCACCAGGGACACTGAAGATGGTGGAGATGTTGGTGCCACCACCAGGGACTCCAGGGAGTCTGTAGATTCCACAACTTCTGGTGCCACCACCAAGGACACTGGAGATCCCAGAACTCCTGGTGCCACCACCAGGGACactggagatggtggagatgtTGGTGCCACCACCAGGGACTCCAGGGAGTCTGTAGATTCCACAACTTCTGGTGCCACCACCAAGGACACTGGAGATCCCAGAACTCCTGGTGCCACCACCAGGGACactggagatggtggagatgtTGGTGCCACCACCAGGGACTCCAGAGATTCCATAATTTCTGGTGCTACCACCAAGAACACTGGAGATCCCAGAACTCCTGGTGCCACCACTGTGGCCACCAAGGCCTCTGGAGATGATTCCGGACCTCCCGCCGCCCCCGTGGACGCCGCGTTGCCTCCTCTGCCCCCTCTGGAGCTCCTGCTGGGCCCGGAGGTGTCCCCGGAGGGCCTGGGCCCCCCGTTCCGGGTGGCGGTGCCGGCGCGGGTGCCGGCGCCGGGGGCCGAGACGGCGTGGGCGGTGGCCTCGGGGCTGTGGCCTTGGGTGACACGCGGTGGCTCGCAGGAGACGTCGCCGGCGCTGGGccccgaggaggaggaggaggcggccgCCATGATGGAggtggcggtggcggcggcgcgGAGAGGGGCCCGGCGGGGGATGGTGCCGGTGGGAGCCGTCGTGGTGGAGCCGGGGACGCGGAAGGTCTTGGCCGTGGCCCACGACCAGCGCAGGGGACGCCACCCGCTGGCCCACGCCGTCATGGCCGCCCTGGCCGCACTGGCCCGGCGGCAACGGGGccgggagggagggggcggtgGAGATGACGTCGATGATGATGGGGTTGATGGTGATGGTCTTGGTGTTGATCATGATGGTGGCGTTGACTGTGGAGCCACCATGGGCCTTGATGTTGACCATGGAGCCACCATGGGTCTTGGCGTTGACGTTGACCGTGGAGCCACCATGGGTCTTGGTGTTGATGTTGACCATGGAGCCACCATTGGCCTTGGCGTTGACGTCGACCATGGAGCCACCATGGGCCTTGGCGTTGATGTTGACCATGGAGCCACCATGGGTCTTGGCCTTGAAGTTGAGCATGGAGCCACCATGGGTCTTGGCGTTGACGTTGACCGTGGAGCCACCATGGGTCTTGGTGTTGACGTTGACCGTGGAGCCACCATGGGCCTTGGCGTTGACGTTGACCATGGAGCCACCATGGGTCTTGGCGTTGACGTTGACCATGGAGCCACCATGGGTCTTGGCGTTGATGTTGACCATGGAGCCACCATGGGCCTTGGCGTTGACGTTGACCATGGAGCCACCATGGGTCTTGGCGTTGACATTGAGTGTGGAGCCACCATGGGCCTTGGCGTTGATCATAATGAAGAAGTCAATCATGGAGCCTCCATTGGCCTTGGTGTTGATCACAATGAAGATCATGGAGCCTCCGTGGGCCTCGGCGTTGATCCCGATGATGCAGCAGATCTTGGCGTTGACCATGGAGTCCCCATTGGCCTTGGCGTTGATCACAATGAAGTAGGAGATCATGGAGCCACCATTGGCCTTGACGTTGATCATGATGAAATAGAAGGTCATGGAGCCTCCATCAGCCTTGACGTTGGTCACGATGATGAAGTAGACCTTGGCGTTGATCATGATAAAGTAGAAGGTCATGGAGCCTCCATCAGCCTTGGCGTTGATCGTGATGAAGTAGAAGATCATGGAACCTCCATCAGCCTTGGCCTTGATCATGATGAAGTAGAAGATCATGGAGCCCCTATTGGCCTTGGCATTGATCATGATGAAGATCATGGAGTCTCCATTGATCATGATGAAGAAGTAGATCATGGAGCCTCCATGGGCCTTGACATTGATCATGGTGAAGAAGTCGATCATGGAGCCTCCATGGGCCTTGGTGTTGATCATGATGATGAAGTAGAAGATCATGGAGCCTCCATTGGCCTTGATGTTGATCATGATGATGAAATAGATCATGGTGTTGACGTTGACTGTGGAGGAGCCTCCATCGGCCTTGGCGTTGATCATGATGATGAAGTAGAAGATCATGGAGCCTCCATCAGCCTTGGTGTTGATCCCGATGAAGATCATGGAGCCTCTGTGGGCCTCGGCGTTGATCCCGATGATGAAGTAGATCATGGCATTGACATTGACCATGGATCCTCCATGGGCCTTGGCGTTGATCATGATGAAGTAGAAGATCATGGAGCCCCTCTTGGCCTTGGTGTTGATCCCGATGAAGATCATGGAGCCGCGGCAGGCGTTGCCGTTGGGCGCGGAGCGGCGGCGCCGTACCTGTGCACGGGCTGCGACGTGTACGTGACGCGGGAGCCGTGCGCGCTGTGCGCCATGGCGCTGCTCCACGCCCGCGCGCGCCGCGTCCTCTTCGGCGTCGCCGCCCCCCAGGGCGCCCTCAGCACCCGCTACGGCCTCCACGGCCGCCGCGCCCTCAACCACCGCTACCGCGTCTACGGCGGCGTCGGCGCCGCCGCCTGCGCCCGCCTGGACAGCCTCGACCGGCAACGCAGCCCACAATAA